The Hymenobacter sp. DG01 genome has a segment encoding these proteins:
- a CDS encoding OsmC family protein translates to MPTATTATPSVLVKVGPEALLAEIQAGRHTYLIDEPVAVGGQDRGPTPYDLLLSALGACTAITLRLYASQKHWPLEGIEVRLRHQRVHRHDCEKCEQAGEMLEEIQKELCLLGPLTPEQRQRLQLISEKCPVQKTLTSGALRVVTTVVG, encoded by the coding sequence ATGCCAACCGCAACTACTGCTACCCCATCTGTTCTGGTGAAAGTCGGGCCTGAGGCCTTGCTGGCCGAAATTCAGGCCGGCCGCCATACCTACCTCATTGATGAGCCCGTGGCCGTTGGCGGCCAGGACCGCGGCCCCACGCCCTACGACCTGCTGCTGTCGGCCCTGGGAGCTTGCACGGCCATTACGCTGCGCCTTTACGCCTCTCAGAAACACTGGCCCCTCGAAGGCATTGAGGTGCGCCTGCGCCACCAGCGCGTACACCGCCACGACTGCGAGAAATGCGAGCAGGCCGGCGAAATGCTGGAAGAAATTCAGAAAGAGCTTTGCCTGTTGGGCCCCCTCACGCCGGAGCAGCGCCAGCGCCTCCAGCTGATTTCCGAGAAGTGCCCCGTTCAGAAAACCTTGACCAGCGGCGCCCTGCGCGTTGTAACCACCGTGGTGGGGTAG
- a CDS encoding glycosyltransferase family 9 protein has translation MKILVLRFSSIGDIVLTTPVVRCLKLQVPGAQVHFATKPAFRSFLEPNPYIDKVHCLSGSLQELVAELRAEKFDFIVDLHHNLRTTLIKAQLGVKSTAFDKLNWRKWLLVRFKIDTLPRVHIVDRYLEAAAPLGVKNDGQGLDYFIPARDEVAVVTVLPPAFQRGYVAFAIGAQHATKRLPVERIIELCGLLRQPVVLLGGPEDESTGHVIELAFDSQTVASPPAPGHIPASPYYFPTPADPAESQTVIFNACGKFNLNQSASLVRQARLVVSHDTGLMHIAAAFRKEIFSVWGNTVPEFGMYPYRTEFRVLEVPGLPCRPCSKIGYEKCPQGHFRCMRDITFNLDLPPARDGR, from the coding sequence ATGAAAATTCTGGTTCTGCGCTTTTCTTCCATCGGCGATATTGTGCTGACGACACCTGTGGTGCGGTGCCTGAAGCTGCAGGTGCCGGGGGCGCAGGTGCATTTCGCAACCAAGCCTGCCTTCCGCAGCTTCCTGGAGCCCAATCCCTACATCGATAAGGTGCACTGCCTCAGTGGCTCCCTGCAGGAGCTGGTGGCCGAGCTGCGGGCCGAAAAGTTCGATTTCATCGTGGACCTGCACCACAACCTGCGCACCACCCTCATCAAAGCTCAGCTCGGGGTGAAGTCTACCGCTTTTGACAAGCTAAATTGGCGTAAGTGGCTGCTGGTGCGCTTTAAAATCGACACCCTACCCCGCGTCCACATCGTGGACCGGTACCTGGAGGCGGCCGCGCCGCTGGGGGTGAAAAACGACGGGCAGGGGCTGGATTACTTTATTCCGGCCCGGGATGAGGTGGCGGTAGTTACCGTGCTGCCCCCGGCGTTTCAGCGGGGCTACGTGGCCTTTGCCATCGGGGCCCAGCATGCCACCAAGCGTCTGCCTGTAGAGCGCATTATTGAGCTGTGCGGCCTGCTTCGGCAGCCGGTAGTGCTGCTCGGCGGCCCCGAAGATGAAAGCACCGGCCACGTTATCGAGCTGGCTTTTGACAGCCAAACGGTGGCCTCGCCGCCTGCCCCTGGCCACATTCCGGCCAGCCCGTACTATTTCCCTACCCCCGCCGACCCGGCAGAGTCACAGACGGTTATTTTCAACGCCTGCGGCAAGTTCAACCTGAACCAGTCGGCCTCGCTGGTGCGGCAGGCCCGCCTGGTAGTCAGCCACGATACCGGCCTGATGCACATTGCAGCGGCCTTCCGGAAAGAGATATTCAGCGTGTGGGGCAACACCGTGCCGGAGTTTGGCATGTACCCGTACCGCACGGAATTTCGGGTGCTGGAAGTGCCGGGGCTGCCCTGCCGGCCGTGCTCTAAAATCGGCTACGAAAAGTGCCCGCAGGGCCATTTCCGCTGCATGCGCGACATCACCTTCAACCTCGACCTGCCACCCGCCCGCGACGGCCGGTAA
- a CDS encoding DUF4252 domain-containing protein, whose amino-acid sequence MKLRHFSFLLALALMVLAGCRASGPGSPARTVAEFFNKYENRPGFKATDWSAGLTTRFLLGRIAKIGGDNDITQALTSIRSAKIITFAPTTGSARNLVTEGLDKEVEGLLANERYTPLPISASADNPNQLRYSVREQGGRVTEFVAVGKQEAADSFVLVSVAGNFTREQVGQLSKVLPNVISQTGN is encoded by the coding sequence ATGAAACTTCGTCACTTTTCCTTTTTGCTGGCCCTGGCCCTGATGGTGCTGGCCGGCTGCCGCGCCAGCGGGCCCGGCTCCCCGGCACGCACCGTCGCTGAGTTTTTCAATAAGTATGAAAACCGGCCTGGCTTCAAGGCTACCGACTGGAGCGCCGGCCTGACCACCCGGTTTCTGCTGGGCCGTATTGCCAAAATCGGGGGCGACAATGACATTACCCAAGCGCTTACTTCCATCCGCAGCGCTAAAATCATCACCTTCGCGCCTACCACCGGTAGCGCCCGTAACCTGGTCACGGAAGGCTTGGACAAGGAGGTAGAGGGTTTGCTGGCCAATGAGCGGTACACGCCCCTGCCCATTTCCGCCTCCGCCGACAACCCCAACCAGCTGCGCTACTCCGTGCGCGAGCAGGGCGGCCGGGTCACGGAGTTTGTGGCGGTAGGCAAGCAGGAAGCCGCCGATTCATTCGTGCTGGTGTCGGTGGCCGGCAACTTCACCCGCGAGCAGGTCGGCCAGCTTTCCAAAGTGCTGCCCAACGTAATCAGCCAAACGGGTAACTAA
- a CDS encoding helix-hairpin-helix domain-containing protein, whose product MDNRALIRAFRLTAQLLELHEENPFKIRAYEGTVNALEQLSVPVADIERHGLPDRTGLSKTAAAKVAEMLDTGSFEELTRLLSITPPGVIELLNIKGIGPKKIRALWKELGIESPEQLRQAAENDEVSKLKGFGKKTQDSILAALEFTSQSQGKLLYPQAEELAEDLARRVREVAGVEQAAVAGEVRRRLETVETVLLVVATTQPAQVHELLDQLEGITPDTQRSGPFAWRGTATTSGVKVEIILATPASFTNQLLLHSAAEPHLSGTIAEEARPGQPATLRQWLKRERFATEQDLYQRAGLQYVEPELREGLGELALARENKLPTLLTDADLRGSLHNHSTYSDGSHSLREMATFLRDQGYEYLGICDHSQAAHYANGLQPERVRQQQREIDELNQELAPFRIFKGIESDILSDGSLDYTPSVLETFDFIVASVHSNLKMDERKATARVLRAIENPYTTMLGHPTGRLLLRREGYPLDHKAVIDACAQHNVIIEINANPWRLDLDWRWVHYALDKGVQLSINPDAHHTNGYADMRYGVLMGRKGGLTKEMTFNTKSAEEVAAYFAQRKAGIKAPLEFKDSLFG is encoded by the coding sequence ATGGACAACCGCGCCCTTATCCGAGCCTTCCGCCTCACGGCTCAACTTCTGGAACTGCACGAGGAAAATCCGTTTAAAATCCGGGCCTACGAGGGCACTGTCAATGCCCTGGAGCAGCTGAGCGTGCCCGTAGCCGATATTGAGCGCCACGGCCTCCCGGACCGCACCGGCCTAAGCAAAACCGCCGCCGCCAAGGTGGCCGAAATGCTGGATACGGGCTCGTTTGAGGAACTGACGCGCCTACTGAGCATCACGCCGCCCGGTGTTATTGAGCTGCTGAACATCAAAGGCATCGGGCCCAAAAAAATTCGGGCCCTGTGGAAAGAGCTGGGCATCGAAAGCCCCGAGCAGCTACGCCAGGCCGCCGAAAACGACGAGGTGAGCAAGCTCAAAGGCTTCGGCAAGAAAACCCAGGACTCGATTCTGGCCGCCCTGGAGTTTACCAGCCAAAGCCAGGGCAAGCTGCTTTACCCTCAGGCCGAGGAGCTGGCCGAAGACCTGGCCCGCCGGGTGCGGGAGGTGGCCGGCGTGGAGCAGGCCGCCGTGGCCGGTGAGGTGCGCCGCCGCCTCGAAACCGTAGAAACTGTGCTGCTGGTAGTAGCCACCACCCAGCCCGCTCAGGTGCACGAGCTGCTTGATCAGCTGGAAGGCATTACGCCCGATACCCAACGCAGCGGCCCCTTTGCGTGGCGCGGCACGGCTACTACCTCCGGCGTGAAGGTGGAAATTATCCTGGCTACGCCCGCTAGCTTCACTAACCAGCTGCTGCTGCACTCCGCCGCCGAGCCTCACCTTAGCGGCACTATTGCGGAGGAGGCCCGGCCGGGCCAGCCCGCTACCCTGCGCCAGTGGTTGAAACGGGAGCGGTTTGCCACGGAGCAGGACCTGTACCAGCGCGCCGGCCTGCAGTACGTTGAGCCCGAACTGCGCGAAGGCCTCGGCGAGCTGGCTCTGGCCCGCGAAAACAAGCTGCCTACCCTGCTCACCGACGCCGACCTGCGAGGCTCCCTGCACAACCACAGCACCTACTCCGACGGCAGCCACAGCCTCCGCGAAATGGCCACCTTCCTGCGCGACCAGGGCTACGAGTACCTGGGCATCTGCGACCATTCGCAGGCGGCACACTACGCCAACGGCCTGCAGCCGGAGCGCGTGCGCCAGCAGCAGCGCGAAATTGATGAGCTGAATCAGGAGCTGGCGCCCTTCCGCATTTTCAAGGGCATCGAGTCGGATATTCTGTCCGATGGCTCCCTGGACTACACCCCTTCGGTACTCGAAACCTTCGATTTCATTGTGGCCTCGGTGCACTCCAACCTGAAAATGGATGAGCGCAAAGCCACCGCCCGCGTACTGCGCGCCATCGAGAACCCCTACACCACCATGCTGGGCCACCCCACGGGCCGCCTGCTGCTGCGCCGCGAAGGCTACCCCCTCGACCACAAGGCCGTGATTGATGCCTGCGCCCAGCACAATGTCATCATCGAAATCAACGCCAACCCCTGGCGCCTCGACCTGGATTGGCGCTGGGTGCATTACGCTTTGGATAAGGGCGTGCAGCTTAGCATCAACCCCGATGCCCACCACACCAACGGTTACGCCGACATGCGCTACGGCGTGCTGATGGGCCGTAAAGGCGGCCTGACCAAGGAAATGACCTTCAATACGAAGTCGGCGGAGGAAGTGGCCGCGTATTTCGCCCAGCGCAAAGCCGGCATCAAGGCGCCGCTGGAGTTCAAGGATTCACTGTTTGGATGA
- a CDS encoding aminopeptidase P N-terminal domain-containing protein, translated as MRYGSIAPELFVENRRRFTQQLPPASLAIFHSNDVMPTNADGTMPFRQNNDLFYLSGVDQEESILVLFPDAVLPQYREILFLKETSEHILVWEGYKLTKEQARAQTGVRTIMWLDSFKTVLPALMNEAENVFLNTNEHIRSVVEVETRDARFIKWMREAYPLHTYRRAAPILHHLRAIKSDEEIRLMRRAADITEQAFRRLLGFVRPGVMEYEIEAEIFHEFLRNGSRGPAYGSIIASGANACILHYVSNDRQCQDGDVLLLDFGAEFANYAADLSRSIPVNGKFTKRQRDVYEAVLRVMKFATSQLVAGNNIEEYHAAVGRNMEQELIKLDLLNESEVKNQDPAAPLYKKYFMHGTSHYLGLDVHDVGAKYRVFEPGMVYTCEPGIYIREEGLGIRLENDILITKSGNEDLMKNIPLEVADIERLMQRQS; from the coding sequence ATGCGCTACGGCTCTATCGCGCCCGAACTGTTTGTTGAGAACCGCCGCCGCTTCACCCAGCAGCTGCCCCCGGCTTCCCTGGCCATTTTCCACTCCAACGACGTCATGCCCACCAACGCGGATGGCACCATGCCCTTCCGCCAGAATAACGACCTGTTCTACCTCTCCGGCGTCGATCAGGAGGAAAGCATCCTGGTGCTTTTCCCAGATGCCGTGCTGCCCCAGTACCGCGAAATCCTTTTTCTGAAGGAAACCTCCGAGCACATTCTGGTCTGGGAAGGCTACAAGCTGACCAAGGAGCAGGCCCGCGCGCAAACCGGCGTGCGTACCATCATGTGGCTCGATTCGTTTAAAACGGTGCTGCCCGCCCTTATGAACGAGGCCGAAAACGTGTTCCTGAACACCAACGAGCATATCCGCTCGGTGGTAGAGGTAGAAACCCGCGACGCCCGCTTCATCAAGTGGATGCGCGAGGCCTACCCCCTGCACACCTACCGCCGTGCCGCGCCCATCCTGCACCACCTACGCGCCATCAAGAGCGACGAGGAAATCCGGCTGATGCGCCGCGCCGCCGACATTACCGAGCAAGCCTTCCGCCGCCTGCTGGGCTTTGTGCGGCCCGGCGTGATGGAGTATGAAATTGAGGCTGAAATCTTCCACGAGTTCCTGCGCAACGGCTCCCGCGGCCCAGCCTACGGCTCCATTATTGCCAGCGGAGCCAACGCCTGCATTCTGCACTACGTCAGCAACGACCGGCAGTGCCAGGATGGCGACGTGCTGCTGCTGGACTTCGGAGCTGAGTTTGCCAACTACGCCGCCGACCTCTCGCGCTCCATCCCCGTGAACGGCAAGTTCACGAAGCGCCAGCGCGATGTGTACGAGGCGGTGCTGCGCGTAATGAAATTTGCTACCTCCCAGCTGGTGGCTGGCAATAACATTGAGGAATACCACGCCGCTGTGGGCCGCAACATGGAGCAGGAGCTTATTAAGCTGGATCTGCTGAATGAGTCGGAGGTGAAAAACCAGGACCCGGCCGCCCCGCTCTATAAGAAGTATTTCATGCACGGCACCAGCCACTACCTCGGCCTCGATGTGCACGACGTGGGCGCCAAGTACCGCGTATTCGAGCCAGGCATGGTGTACACCTGCGAACCGGGCATTTACATCCGGGAAGAAGGCCTGGGCATCCGACTGGAAAATGATATTCTCATCACCAAATCCGGCAATGAGGACCTGATGAAGAATATTCCGCTGGAGGTCGCCGACATTGAGCGGCTGATGCAGCGCCAGAGCTAG
- a CDS encoding glycosyltransferase family 9 protein: MPEPANHSAVLLIQTAFIGDVILATALLEHLHRTEPGTPVDFLVRKGNEGLLKNHPHVRQVLIWDKKKDKYRGLWRLLQQVRRADYGRVVTLQRFASTGFLTAFSGAPERIGFDKNPFAFRFTKAVPHVMGAGVHEVSRNLHLLDPAYAGPVTPPRLYPTPADEAAAAEAAALAGGRPYICIAPTSVWFTKQFPEEQWLKLLAALPPQYTVFLLGGPPDVEGCERIRAATTRAGVINLAGKLSLLASAALMRGATLNYVNDSAPMHLCSAVGAPVCAVYCSTVPYFGFGPLSPFSRVVQIEEKLECQPCGLHGYRKCPLGHFRCAHGIRTSQLLAALAESEMVK, from the coding sequence ATGCCTGAGCCCGCCAACCATTCCGCCGTCCTGCTTATTCAAACTGCCTTCATCGGCGACGTGATTCTGGCCACGGCGCTGCTGGAGCATCTGCACCGCACGGAGCCCGGTACGCCCGTCGATTTTCTGGTGCGCAAAGGCAACGAGGGGCTGCTTAAAAACCACCCGCATGTGCGGCAGGTGCTTATCTGGGATAAGAAGAAAGACAAATACCGCGGGCTGTGGCGCCTGCTTCAGCAGGTTCGTCGCGCCGATTACGGGCGCGTCGTGACGCTGCAGCGGTTTGCCTCCACGGGTTTCCTGACGGCGTTTTCGGGGGCTCCGGAGCGGATTGGGTTTGATAAGAACCCGTTTGCTTTCCGCTTTACCAAGGCTGTGCCGCACGTAATGGGTGCGGGCGTGCATGAAGTATCCCGGAACCTGCACCTGCTGGACCCGGCTTACGCGGGCCCGGTTACGCCGCCCCGCCTCTACCCTACCCCCGCCGATGAAGCTGCTGCGGCCGAAGCGGCAGCGCTGGCCGGGGGTCGGCCTTATATCTGTATCGCGCCTACCTCGGTGTGGTTTACCAAGCAGTTTCCGGAGGAGCAGTGGCTGAAGCTGCTGGCGGCCCTGCCCCCACAGTACACCGTGTTTCTGCTGGGCGGCCCGCCCGACGTGGAAGGCTGCGAGCGAATCAGGGCGGCCACTACCCGCGCGGGAGTTATAAACCTGGCCGGAAAGCTCTCGTTGCTGGCCTCGGCGGCCCTGATGCGGGGCGCTACCCTCAACTACGTCAACGACTCGGCACCCATGCACCTGTGCTCAGCGGTGGGGGCGCCCGTGTGCGCCGTGTACTGCTCCACGGTCCCGTACTTCGGGTTTGGGCCGCTCAGTCCGTTTTCGAGGGTAGTGCAGATTGAAGAGAAGCTGGAATGTCAGCCCTGCGGCCTGCATGGCTACCGCAAGTGCCCGCTCGGCCATTTCCGCTGCGCCCACGGCATCCGGACCTCGCAGTTGCTGGCGGCTCTGGCAGAAAGTGAGATGGTGAAATAA
- a CDS encoding UBP-type zinc finger domain-containing protein yields the protein MSLCQHLQAIETVVPVPANPVCTECLALGDTWVHLRVCQDCGHVGCCDSSKNKHATHHFQATQHPVVVSAEPGEQWAWCYVDSQMGEY from the coding sequence ATGTCTCTCTGCCAGCACTTACAAGCCATTGAAACTGTAGTTCCTGTACCGGCTAACCCAGTATGTACTGAGTGCCTGGCCTTGGGTGATACCTGGGTGCATCTGCGCGTATGCCAGGATTGCGGCCATGTTGGCTGCTGTGACTCCTCGAAAAACAAGCACGCTACCCATCACTTTCAGGCCACTCAGCACCCCGTGGTTGTTTCTGCCGAACCCGGCGAACAATGGGCCTGGTGCTATGTGGATAGTCAAATGGGAGAGTACTGA
- a CDS encoding EVE domain-containing protein: MNYWLVKSEPAAYSWADFTRDGGTDWTGVRNFQARNFLQQMQPGDLVLYYHSVTDKQVVGIAAVAAPAAPDTTAEEGSNWVAVHLKPHQPLPRPVSLAQIKQDARLTQIGLLRQSRLSVMPLKPEEFDVLLELGS, encoded by the coding sequence ATGAATTACTGGCTCGTTAAATCTGAACCCGCGGCCTACTCCTGGGCCGATTTCACCCGCGACGGCGGCACCGACTGGACTGGCGTCCGTAACTTTCAGGCCCGCAACTTTCTGCAGCAAATGCAGCCCGGCGACCTGGTGCTGTACTACCACAGCGTCACGGACAAGCAGGTAGTGGGTATTGCTGCCGTGGCCGCCCCCGCCGCCCCCGATACTACGGCCGAGGAAGGCAGCAACTGGGTGGCCGTGCACCTGAAGCCCCACCAGCCCCTACCCCGCCCGGTGTCCCTGGCCCAGATCAAGCAGGACGCCCGCCTCACCCAAATCGGGCTGCTGCGTCAGTCGCGGCTTTCCGTAATGCCCCTGAAACCCGAAGAATTCGACGTGCTGCTGGAGCTAGGCAGCTAA
- a CDS encoding OmpA family protein encodes MRHLLATSTALGLTLLAAAPKAQAQTADRRTAIGLNVSAMQYKGNFGSDYWKWSENKYAPGITISRYLSSGLDLQLSGNYVEFKKNAPAGAPYFGSNFATNVVNVNLGLKLKLNNGWALKEDAFIQPYLLAAPGWTYTSREGTIFRNNQTINTDQDKSYFDLFGAAGINFRLGEGVGLFVQTGQHIPLNANIDGDPARDDNKWDDKFLQHTVGLNFALGKAKDTDGDGVSDRKDKCPDTPAGVAVDENGCPLDGDKDGVPDYQDQCPTEAGTAAMQGCPDRDNDGVADKDDQCPDQAGLPALRGCPDADGDGVADQNDKCPGTPAGTQVDANGCPLVVDADGDGVPDNADKCPDTPRGARVDANGCPMEIDPGVRKLEQPIRFETNSTVIKRTSYGTLDKMVKALNDHPEYSLRVIGHADSRGTDEYNQALSERRAGSVKRYFTGKRVDPARIVTEGRGESEPAAPNTSAKNMSQNRRVEFKFEFFIPNAPQP; translated from the coding sequence ATGAGACATCTTTTAGCAACATCAACGGCCCTGGGTCTGACGCTTCTGGCGGCAGCCCCGAAGGCCCAGGCCCAGACCGCCGACCGCAGGACGGCTATCGGCCTAAACGTGAGTGCCATGCAGTACAAGGGCAACTTCGGCTCCGACTACTGGAAGTGGAGCGAGAACAAGTACGCGCCTGGCATCACCATTAGCCGTTACCTCTCCAGCGGCCTTGATCTGCAGCTGAGCGGCAACTATGTGGAGTTCAAGAAAAATGCCCCGGCCGGTGCTCCGTACTTCGGCAGCAACTTCGCTACCAACGTAGTGAACGTGAACCTGGGCCTGAAGCTGAAGCTCAACAACGGTTGGGCCCTGAAGGAAGACGCCTTCATTCAGCCCTACCTGCTGGCCGCACCGGGCTGGACGTACACCAGCCGCGAAGGCACCATCTTCCGCAACAACCAAACCATCAACACCGACCAGGACAAGAGCTACTTCGACCTGTTCGGGGCAGCCGGTATCAACTTCCGCCTGGGTGAGGGGGTAGGCCTGTTCGTGCAGACCGGTCAGCACATTCCGCTGAACGCCAACATCGACGGCGATCCTGCCCGCGACGACAACAAGTGGGACGACAAGTTCCTGCAGCATACCGTAGGCCTGAACTTTGCCCTGGGCAAAGCCAAGGATACCGACGGTGACGGTGTTTCTGACCGCAAAGACAAGTGCCCCGACACGCCCGCCGGCGTAGCTGTTGATGAAAACGGCTGCCCCCTCGACGGCGACAAGGACGGCGTTCCAGATTACCAGGATCAGTGCCCGACTGAAGCCGGTACGGCCGCTATGCAAGGCTGCCCCGACCGTGACAACGACGGCGTGGCTGACAAAGACGACCAGTGCCCCGACCAGGCTGGCCTGCCCGCTCTGCGCGGCTGCCCCGATGCCGACGGTGACGGCGTAGCTGACCAGAACGATAAGTGCCCCGGCACGCCGGCTGGTACGCAGGTAGATGCTAACGGCTGCCCGCTGGTAGTTGACGCCGACGGTGACGGTGTTCCGGACAACGCGGATAAGTGCCCCGATACCCCCCGTGGTGCCCGCGTAGATGCTAATGGCTGCCCCATGGAAATTGATCCGGGCGTACGTAAGCTGGAGCAACCCATCCGCTTTGAAACCAACAGCACCGTGATTAAGCGCACCTCGTACGGCACGCTCGATAAGATGGTGAAAGCCCTGAACGACCACCCTGAGTACAGCCTCCGGGTTATCGGCCACGCCGACTCGCGCGGTACCGATGAGTACAACCAGGCGCTGTCAGAGCGTCGGGCCGGCTCGGTGAAGCGCTACTTCACCGGCAAACGGGTTGACCCGGCTCGCATCGTGACGGAAGGTCGCGGCGAATCGGAGCCCGCCGCTCCGAACACCTCAGCGAAAAACATGTCGCAGAACCGTCGGGTAGAGTTCAAGTTTGAATTCTTCATCCCGAATGCTCCCCAGCCGTAA